A window of Corallococcus macrosporus DSM 14697 contains these coding sequences:
- a CDS encoding 3'(2'),5'-bisphosphate nucleotidase CysQ family protein: MHTLDAELDTARRIARQAGAILLEVYATRFAVQDKAGGLGPVTEADERANAFIVGALRDAFPSDGVVAEESDNSAGAGRFERCWFVDPMDGTQEFVNRNGEFAIHIGLAIAGKATLGVVYRPVGDTLYSGVVGQGGFVEDARGRRALRVSDTAEPSALRLVVSRSHRSRLTDAVALRLGITREQQCGSVGLKCGLLAEAACDLYLHVSDKSYRWDNCAPEAVLRAAGGVLTDLGGAPYSYAGAELQNRRGLLACNAAAFERVASVVAGFAREAGLLR, translated from the coding sequence ATGCACACGCTCGACGCCGAACTCGACACCGCCCGCCGCATCGCCCGCCAGGCGGGCGCCATCCTCCTGGAGGTCTACGCCACCCGCTTCGCCGTCCAGGACAAGGCCGGCGGCCTGGGGCCCGTCACCGAGGCGGACGAGCGCGCCAACGCCTTCATCGTGGGGGCCCTGCGTGACGCCTTCCCGTCGGACGGCGTGGTGGCCGAGGAGTCGGACAACTCCGCCGGCGCCGGCCGCTTCGAGCGCTGCTGGTTCGTGGACCCCATGGACGGCACCCAGGAGTTCGTCAACCGCAACGGCGAGTTCGCCATCCACATCGGGCTGGCCATCGCGGGGAAGGCCACGCTGGGCGTGGTGTACCGCCCGGTGGGGGACACGCTGTACTCGGGCGTGGTGGGGCAGGGCGGCTTCGTGGAGGACGCTCGGGGCCGCCGGGCGCTGCGGGTGTCGGACACGGCGGAGCCGTCCGCGCTGCGGCTGGTGGTGTCCCGCTCCCACCGCTCGCGCCTGACGGACGCGGTGGCGCTGCGGCTGGGCATCACCCGCGAGCAGCAGTGCGGCTCGGTGGGCCTCAAGTGCGGCCTGCTGGCCGAGGCCGCCTGCGACCTCTACCTGCACGTCAGCGACAAGAGCTACCGCTGGGACAACTGCGCGCCCGAAGCGGTGCTGCGCGCGGCGGGCGGCGTGCTGACGGACCTGGGCGGGGCGCCGTATTCCTATGCTGGCGCGGAGCTCCAGAACCGGCGCGGCCTGCTGGCCTGCAACGCCGCGGCCTTCGAGCGCGTGGCGTCCGTGGTGGCCGGGTTCGCCCGCGAGGCCGGCCTCCTCCGCTGA
- a CDS encoding GAF domain-containing protein: MASKAFTAVMNVSKMLLERGFEPKTVSEALGQVGAALDVDRVYIFENATGPTGELLCHQRYEWTAAAASAQLDNPELQNVSYAEVLPSWVPPLSSGKAVQGPPRDFPSPARELLESQDIRSLLVCPITVGGEWWGFVGFDDCRTERQWPPMEVSVLQGLSNALAGSLRHARLRNMLSGVQTQLRTIIQRCETTAS; this comes from the coding sequence ATGGCCTCGAAGGCTTTCACCGCAGTCATGAACGTCTCGAAGATGTTGTTGGAGCGCGGCTTCGAGCCCAAGACCGTATCGGAGGCGCTGGGCCAGGTGGGCGCCGCGCTCGACGTCGACCGCGTCTACATCTTCGAGAACGCCACCGGCCCCACGGGCGAGCTGCTGTGCCACCAGCGCTACGAATGGACCGCGGCCGCGGCCTCCGCGCAGCTCGACAACCCCGAGCTCCAGAACGTCTCCTACGCCGAGGTCCTCCCCTCCTGGGTGCCGCCCCTGTCGTCGGGCAAGGCCGTGCAGGGGCCCCCGCGGGACTTCCCGTCCCCCGCCCGGGAGCTGCTGGAGAGCCAGGACATCCGTTCGCTGCTGGTCTGCCCCATCACCGTGGGCGGCGAATGGTGGGGCTTCGTGGGCTTCGACGACTGCCGCACGGAGCGCCAGTGGCCGCCGATGGAGGTCTCCGTGCTCCAGGGGCTGTCCAACGCGCTCGCCGGCTCGCTCCGCCACGCGCGGCTGCGCAACATGCTCTCCGGCGTCCAGACGCAGCTGCGCACCATCATCCAGCGCTGCGAGACCACCGCCTCCTGA
- the mug gene encoding G/U mismatch-specific DNA glycosylase has protein sequence MPDVIAPGLRVLFCGINPSLYSAVVGYHFARPGNRFWPTLHAAGITPHTFQPTEQEALLALGYGITNVVDRATATADLLAPAELAQGARALEAKVARYQPRYLAVLGVSAYRIAFGRPKAALGSQAERLGDTRLWVLPNPSGLNAHYQLDALGRLFGELRRAVEQG, from the coding sequence ATGCCGGACGTCATCGCGCCCGGACTCCGCGTCCTCTTCTGCGGCATCAACCCCAGCCTCTACTCCGCGGTGGTGGGCTACCACTTCGCGCGCCCCGGCAACCGCTTCTGGCCCACGCTGCACGCCGCCGGCATCACCCCGCACACCTTCCAACCCACGGAGCAGGAGGCCCTGCTCGCGCTGGGCTACGGCATCACCAACGTGGTGGACCGCGCCACCGCGACCGCCGACCTGCTCGCCCCCGCCGAGCTGGCCCAGGGCGCCAGGGCGCTCGAAGCCAAGGTCGCGCGCTACCAGCCTCGCTACCTCGCGGTGCTGGGCGTGAGCGCCTACCGCATCGCCTTCGGCCGCCCCAAGGCCGCGCTGGGCTCGCAAGCAGAGCGCCTGGGCGACACCCGCTTGTGGGTGCTGCCCAATCCCAGCGGGCTCAACGCGCACTACCAGCTCGACGCGCTGGGCCGGCTCTTCGGCGAACTGCGACGCGCCGTGGAGCAGGGCTGA
- a CDS encoding 1-phosphofructokinase family hexose kinase — MPHIVTLTLNPAIDVATSVPEVTPEHKLRCGPVRRDPGGGGINVARVVRELGGDSIAVYTRGGATGSLLEELLEEKGLLRRSVALQGATRESFTVAEGAGAREYRFILPGPTLSEPEWQRCLDALEDVAVGAAFIVASGSLAPGVPEDFYARVARLAKRLGVRVVVDTSGAPLRAALEEGVFMAKPNRRELRDLSGVSTEDFATQAAAARELVARGRAEVLAVSMGAEGALVTTSTAQFRAAPPPVETRSSVGAGDSFVAGMTLALTRGQPPRTRCAGASPAARPRCSPRARTCVSGRTWSGSSPW; from the coding sequence ATGCCCCACATCGTCACGCTGACGCTCAACCCCGCCATCGACGTGGCCACGTCCGTGCCGGAGGTGACTCCGGAGCACAAGCTGCGCTGCGGCCCCGTGCGCAGGGACCCCGGTGGGGGCGGCATCAACGTGGCGCGCGTGGTGCGGGAGCTGGGCGGCGACTCCATCGCCGTCTACACGCGGGGCGGCGCCACGGGGAGCCTGCTGGAAGAGCTCCTGGAGGAGAAGGGCCTGTTGCGCCGCTCCGTCGCGTTGCAGGGCGCCACGCGGGAGAGCTTCACGGTGGCGGAGGGAGCGGGGGCGCGCGAGTACCGCTTCATCCTGCCGGGGCCCACGTTGTCCGAGCCCGAGTGGCAGCGCTGTCTCGACGCGCTGGAGGACGTGGCCGTGGGGGCGGCCTTCATCGTCGCCAGCGGCAGCCTGGCGCCCGGCGTGCCGGAGGACTTCTATGCCCGCGTGGCCCGGCTGGCGAAGCGCCTGGGCGTGCGCGTGGTGGTGGACACCAGCGGGGCTCCGCTGCGTGCGGCGTTGGAGGAGGGCGTGTTCATGGCCAAGCCCAACCGCCGCGAGCTGCGTGACTTGAGCGGCGTGTCGACGGAGGACTTCGCCACCCAGGCGGCCGCGGCGCGTGAGCTGGTGGCGCGGGGCCGCGCCGAGGTGCTGGCGGTGTCCATGGGCGCGGAGGGCGCCCTGGTGACGACGTCCACCGCCCAGTTCCGGGCGGCGCCGCCGCCGGTGGAGACGCGCAGCTCGGTGGGGGCGGGGGACAGCTTTGTCGCGGGGATGACGCTCGCGCTCACCCGGGGCCAGCCCCCGAGGACGCGCTGCGCTGGGGCATCGCCAGCGGCACGGCCGCGCTGCTCACCCAGGGCACGGACCTGTGTCTCCGGGCGGACGTGGAGCGGCTCCTCCCCCTGGTGA
- a CDS encoding DUF423 domain-containing protein — protein sequence MMRWWIVLGAVNAFLSVSAGAFGAHALKSRLPQDLQVIFETGARYHMYHALGLVAVGLLGYLRPSPLLNGAGWAMLVGIFLFSGSLYALALSGVRVLGAITPIGGLGFLAGWLLLAVAAWRATS from the coding sequence ATGATGCGGTGGTGGATCGTCCTGGGGGCCGTGAACGCTTTCCTCTCCGTGTCCGCGGGGGCCTTTGGCGCGCACGCGCTGAAGAGCCGGCTGCCCCAGGACCTTCAGGTCATCTTCGAGACCGGAGCGCGGTACCACATGTACCACGCGCTGGGGCTCGTGGCCGTGGGCCTGCTGGGGTACCTGCGCCCCTCGCCCCTGCTCAACGGCGCGGGCTGGGCGATGCTGGTGGGCATCTTCCTGTTCTCCGGCAGCCTCTACGCGCTGGCCCTGTCCGGCGTGCGTGTGCTGGGCGCCATCACCCCGATTGGCGGGCTGGGCTTCCTCGCCGGCTGGCTCCTGCTCGCGGTGGCCGCCTGGCGCGCCACGAGCTGA
- a CDS encoding SET domain-containing protein: MTSSKFIPSTKPLPFELHPSSIQGMGAFAIRRIRKGTRIIEYLGERITQAEADVRYDDEAMERHHTFLFNLDKRTVLDAGTIHNEARYINHSCAPNCEALIDKGHIYIYAITSIEPGEELVYDYGYERTEDMGPEAEALYVCRCGAPNCRGTILAPEKKAPSRKKAASKSKAASKSKSRGKKDAGVKKAAGKKASSAGTRRSTKRAKSPGRKRAS; the protein is encoded by the coding sequence ATGACCTCATCCAAATTCATTCCTTCCACGAAGCCGCTTCCCTTCGAGCTGCACCCGTCCTCCATCCAGGGCATGGGTGCCTTCGCCATCCGCCGCATCCGCAAGGGGACGCGCATCATCGAGTACCTCGGTGAGCGCATCACGCAGGCGGAGGCGGACGTCCGCTACGACGACGAGGCGATGGAGCGGCACCACACCTTCCTGTTCAACCTCGACAAGAGGACGGTGCTGGACGCCGGGACGATTCACAACGAGGCGCGCTACATCAACCACTCGTGCGCGCCCAACTGCGAGGCCCTCATCGACAAGGGCCACATCTACATCTACGCCATCACCTCGATCGAGCCCGGTGAGGAGCTGGTCTACGACTACGGCTACGAGCGCACCGAGGACATGGGGCCCGAAGCCGAGGCCCTCTACGTGTGCCGCTGCGGCGCGCCCAACTGCCGGGGCACCATCCTGGCCCCGGAGAAGAAGGCGCCCTCCCGGAAGAAGGCCGCGTCGAAGTCCAAGGCCGCGTCGAAGTCCAAGTCCCGCGGCAAGAAGGACGCGGGGGTGAAGAAGGCGGCCGGGAAGAAGGCCTCCTCCGCGGGCACCCGCAGGTCGACGAAGCGGGCGAAGTCGCCTGGCCGCAAGCGCGCGAGCTGA
- a CDS encoding acyl-CoA dehydrogenase family protein: MNDVLHFLLTAPAEPPVLDSVDTWWRRHVALSSRFSAPADLALAGGFLADRLGFAFASGYHAAHRCLFPSLPADRPIALCATEPGGAHPGAIETKLTDTGAGPRLSGTKTFVTLGTRAELLLVVASEGQDAEGRNRLRMVAVDAQRPGVRLSALPELPFIPEVPHAELSLEDVAVAPEDVLPGDGYARYLKPFRTVEDCHVQLAMLGWLLQVGWRFGWPDEVREELLALAVMMRGLAQADPAEAATHVALGGGLALTKRAVLERCEPLWASTDALTQERWARDRVLLGVAGKVRAKRLVAARQRLQGA, encoded by the coding sequence GTGAACGACGTCCTCCACTTCCTGCTCACCGCGCCCGCCGAGCCCCCCGTCCTCGACTCCGTCGACACCTGGTGGCGGCGGCACGTGGCGTTGTCCTCTCGGTTCTCCGCGCCAGCGGACCTGGCGCTGGCCGGGGGTTTCCTCGCTGACCGCCTGGGATTCGCCTTCGCGTCCGGCTACCACGCCGCGCACCGGTGCTTGTTCCCGTCGCTGCCCGCCGACAGGCCCATCGCCCTGTGCGCCACGGAGCCGGGCGGCGCGCATCCCGGCGCCATCGAGACGAAGCTGACGGACACCGGCGCGGGCCCGCGGCTGTCGGGCACCAAGACGTTCGTCACCCTGGGCACGCGCGCGGAGCTGCTGCTGGTGGTGGCGTCCGAAGGCCAGGACGCCGAGGGCCGCAACCGCCTGCGCATGGTGGCGGTGGACGCGCAGCGGCCCGGTGTGCGGCTGAGCGCGCTCCCGGAGCTGCCCTTCATCCCGGAGGTGCCGCACGCGGAGCTGTCGCTGGAGGACGTGGCGGTGGCGCCGGAGGACGTGCTGCCCGGGGACGGCTATGCGCGCTACCTCAAGCCCTTCCGCACCGTGGAGGACTGCCACGTCCAGCTCGCGATGCTGGGCTGGCTGCTCCAGGTGGGGTGGCGCTTCGGCTGGCCGGACGAGGTGCGCGAGGAGCTGCTCGCCCTGGCGGTGATGATGCGGGGGCTGGCCCAGGCGGACCCGGCGGAGGCGGCCACGCACGTGGCGCTGGGCGGTGGGCTGGCGCTGACGAAGCGCGCGGTGCTGGAGCGGTGCGAGCCGCTCTGGGCGTCCACGGATGCGCTCACCCAGGAGCGTTGGGCCCGCGACCGCGTGCTGCTGGGCGTCGCCGGCAAGGTTCGCGCGAAGCGCCTGGTGGCCGCCCGGCAGCGCCTCCAGGGCGCCTGA
- a CDS encoding M18 family aminopeptidase, with protein sequence MSPTDTDALAGDLLEYIDASPTPYHAVRESARRLTQAGYRQLDEREPWTLEPGARVFITRGDTSIAAFHLGTQPVDRAGFRLVGSHTDSPNLRVKPNAAVTKNGYQQLGVEIYGGVLLHTWTDRDLSLAGRVMVMVEGRPQRHLVDFRRPLLRVPNLAIHLNRGVNTEGVKLNAQEHMVPVLGLERAGAAELHGLLLEELAKGGVKAQAGDILGYDLCLYDLQPSIRSGAHGEFLHAPRLDNLASCHASLSALLSSSAPREATSGVILFDHEEVGSRSAQGAASPFLRTLLERLTLAHSDGKPDAFHRAIAHSFLVSADMAHAIHPNYASMHEPKHQPHMGAGPVIKSNVNQSYATDGESWAFFTALCREAGVTPQHFVTRTDLGCGSTIGPISAGQLGIRTVDVGNPMLSMHSIREMACATDVAQMVAVLSRLFA encoded by the coding sequence ATGAGCCCCACAGACACCGACGCCCTGGCTGGAGACCTCCTCGAGTACATCGACGCCTCGCCCACGCCGTACCACGCGGTGCGCGAGTCGGCCCGCCGCCTGACGCAGGCGGGCTACCGCCAGCTCGACGAGCGCGAGCCCTGGACGCTGGAGCCGGGCGCGCGCGTGTTCATCACCCGCGGCGACACGAGCATCGCGGCCTTCCACCTGGGCACCCAGCCGGTGGACCGCGCGGGGTTCCGGCTGGTGGGCTCGCACACGGATTCGCCCAACCTGCGGGTGAAGCCGAACGCGGCGGTGACGAAGAACGGCTACCAGCAGCTCGGTGTGGAAATCTATGGCGGGGTGCTGCTGCACACCTGGACGGACCGCGACTTGTCGCTCGCCGGCCGCGTCATGGTGATGGTGGAGGGCCGCCCCCAGCGGCACCTGGTGGACTTCCGCCGGCCGCTGCTGCGCGTGCCCAACCTGGCCATCCACCTCAACCGCGGGGTGAACACGGAAGGGGTCAAGCTGAACGCGCAGGAGCACATGGTGCCGGTGCTGGGCCTGGAGCGCGCGGGCGCCGCGGAGCTGCACGGGCTGCTGCTGGAGGAGCTGGCCAAGGGCGGCGTGAAGGCGCAGGCGGGGGACATCCTCGGCTACGACTTGTGCCTCTATGACTTGCAGCCGTCCATCCGCTCGGGCGCGCACGGCGAGTTCCTCCACGCGCCGCGCCTGGACAACCTGGCGAGCTGCCACGCCAGCCTGTCCGCGCTGCTCTCCAGCAGCGCCCCGCGCGAGGCCACCAGCGGCGTCATCCTGTTCGACCACGAGGAGGTGGGCAGCCGCAGCGCGCAGGGCGCCGCGTCCCCCTTCCTGCGCACGTTGCTGGAGCGCCTGACGCTGGCGCACTCCGACGGCAAGCCGGACGCGTTCCACCGCGCCATCGCGCACTCGTTCCTGGTGAGCGCGGACATGGCCCACGCCATCCACCCCAACTACGCGTCCATGCACGAGCCCAAGCACCAGCCGCACATGGGCGCGGGCCCGGTCATCAAGTCGAACGTGAACCAGTCCTACGCCACGGATGGCGAGTCGTGGGCCTTCTTCACGGCGCTGTGCCGCGAGGCGGGCGTGACGCCGCAGCACTTCGTCACCCGCACGGACCTGGGCTGCGGCAGCACCATTGGCCCCATCTCCGCCGGGCAGCTCGGCATCCGCACGGTGGACGTGGGCAACCCCATGCTGTCCATGCACTCCATCCGGGAGATGGCCTGCGCCACCGATGTGGCGCAGATGGTGGCGGTGCTGAGCCGTCTGTTCGCGTAG
- the mdoH gene encoding glucans biosynthesis glucosyltransferase MdoH, with translation MHAHSFSPESAGIRRLFVLGLAAASTVAGTWELHRLLSARGTTAPEGVLLVLFALCFGWIALSFWTAVAGFLQLAVSRRLPGLRWPTAEESAARLTSRTSVVMPVHNEDPASVFANVQATYESVEATGQLDAFDFYILSDSTRPEAWIAEELAWADLCRRVGGQGRIFYRRRTDNTGKKAGNLQDFCERWGRHYDFTVVLDADSLMDGRTLVTMARLMELNPRAGILQAPPLNVGRGTLFARLQQFAGRVYGPVVAAGAAAWQLGESNYWGHNAIIRTEAFIQHCGLPVLPGQQPFGGHILSHDFVEAALMRRAGYTVWLVTELGGSFEQPPPSLLDYAQRDRRWCQGNLQHLSLVAAGGLHPISRGHLLMGVMSYAASPLWLLFLVSGLIAGLYDGWLSFSNPHLLEDLPPEALTFDAQGSMRLFAVSMAMLFAPKVFGLLLALANAKDSARMGGRVRLVLSVLLESVLATLMAPVMMLFQSHFVFGTLLGYKVSWSSQQRDDADLPWSEAARRHATHTGVGVVLAAVASFLSPGLLLWLSPVVAGLLLSIPLSVFTSRASLGAWLERRGLLLIPEETEPPRVLERSREVAEEHALEPVADAVDHVISDAKAHALHLALLESQPAPAAVPMALASARRKLLGGDTLEPLSGPEKTAVLMDAHTLTEARERRLTLAVS, from the coding sequence ATGCACGCTCATTCGTTCTCACCGGAGAGCGCCGGCATCCGGCGCCTCTTCGTCCTGGGCCTCGCCGCCGCGTCCACGGTGGCGGGCACCTGGGAGCTGCACCGCCTGCTGAGCGCGCGCGGCACCACCGCCCCCGAAGGCGTGCTGCTGGTGCTCTTCGCGCTGTGCTTCGGGTGGATTGCCCTGTCCTTCTGGACGGCGGTGGCGGGCTTCCTCCAGCTCGCGGTGAGCCGGCGCCTGCCGGGGCTGCGCTGGCCCACGGCGGAGGAGTCCGCCGCGCGGCTCACCTCGCGCACCTCGGTGGTGATGCCGGTCCACAACGAGGACCCGGCCTCCGTCTTCGCCAACGTGCAGGCCACCTACGAGTCCGTGGAGGCCACCGGGCAGCTCGACGCCTTCGACTTCTACATCCTCAGCGACTCCACGCGCCCGGAGGCGTGGATTGCCGAGGAGCTGGCCTGGGCGGACCTGTGCCGCCGCGTGGGCGGCCAGGGCCGCATCTTCTACCGGCGCCGCACGGACAACACCGGCAAGAAGGCCGGCAACCTCCAGGACTTCTGCGAGCGCTGGGGCCGCCACTACGACTTCACCGTCGTCCTGGACGCCGACAGCCTGATGGACGGCCGCACCCTGGTGACGATGGCGCGGCTCATGGAGCTCAACCCGCGCGCGGGCATCCTCCAGGCGCCGCCGCTGAACGTGGGCCGCGGCACCCTCTTCGCCCGGCTCCAGCAGTTCGCGGGGCGCGTGTACGGCCCGGTGGTGGCCGCGGGCGCCGCCGCGTGGCAGCTCGGCGAGTCCAACTACTGGGGGCACAACGCCATCATCCGCACCGAGGCCTTCATCCAGCACTGCGGCCTGCCGGTGCTCCCGGGCCAGCAGCCCTTCGGCGGCCACATCCTCAGCCACGACTTCGTGGAGGCCGCGCTGATGCGCCGCGCCGGCTACACCGTGTGGCTGGTGACGGAGCTGGGGGGCAGCTTCGAGCAGCCGCCTCCAAGCCTGCTGGACTACGCCCAGAGAGACCGCCGCTGGTGCCAGGGCAACCTCCAGCACCTGAGCCTGGTGGCCGCGGGCGGCCTGCACCCCATCAGCCGGGGCCACCTCCTCATGGGGGTGATGTCCTACGCGGCGTCACCGCTGTGGCTGCTGTTCCTGGTGTCCGGGCTCATCGCGGGCCTCTACGACGGCTGGCTGTCCTTCTCCAACCCGCACCTGCTGGAGGACCTGCCGCCGGAGGCGCTGACCTTCGACGCGCAGGGCTCCATGCGGCTGTTCGCCGTGTCCATGGCCATGCTGTTCGCGCCCAAGGTCTTCGGGCTGCTGCTGGCGCTGGCGAACGCGAAGGACTCGGCGCGCATGGGCGGCCGGGTGCGCCTGGTGCTGAGCGTGCTGCTGGAGAGCGTGCTGGCCACGCTGATGGCGCCGGTGATGATGCTGTTCCAGTCGCACTTCGTGTTCGGCACGTTGCTTGGCTACAAGGTGAGCTGGTCCAGCCAGCAGCGCGACGACGCCGACCTGCCCTGGTCCGAGGCGGCCCGCCGGCACGCCACCCACACCGGCGTGGGCGTGGTGCTGGCCGCGGTGGCGTCCTTCCTGTCGCCCGGGCTGCTGCTGTGGCTGTCGCCCGTCGTCGCGGGCCTGCTGCTGTCCATTCCCCTCTCCGTCTTCACGTCCCGCGCGTCGCTGGGCGCGTGGCTGGAGCGGCGCGGCCTGCTGCTCATCCCCGAGGAGACGGAGCCGCCCCGCGTGCTGGAGCGCTCGCGCGAGGTGGCCGAGGAGCACGCGCTGGAGCCGGTGGCGGACGCGGTGGACCACGTCATCTCGGATGCCAAGGCGCACGCGCTGCACCTGGCGCTGCTGGAGTCCCAGCCCGCTCCGGCCGCCGTGCCCATGGCGCTGGCCTCCGCGCGGCGCAAGCTGCTGGGCGGGGACACCCTGGAGCCACTGTCCGGGCCGGAGAAGACGGCGGTGCTGATGGACGCGCACACGCTGACCGAAGCCCGTGAGCGCCGGCTCACGCTCGCGGTGTCCTGA
- a CDS encoding glucan biosynthesis protein, translated as MTSLRQKALKRGAPWLCAVAVASSGAAVAAQPSAARPRPAATQGTTAFSTETVVERARALAARPYVAPPKSLPKAYSQLSYDEYRDIRFRPERAHWRDAGLPFQVQFFHPGFLFQSPVVMNVVEAGRAQPLPFSQELFSYGKVVNKASLPRGGVDGFAGLRFHHPLNRPDLFDELAVFQGASYFRSLGQGNLYGLSARGIAIDTAQPSPEEFPEFREFWLERPADGADRVVVHALMDGPSITGAYRFTLIPGANTVMEVEATLFSRRTIENLGVAPLTSMYLFGENDRAKFDDFRPEVHDSDGLLVWSRDGEQLWRPLQNPRQVRTSSFRADSPRAFGLLQRDTAFHNYEDLEARYERRPSAWVEPVGEWGAGAVRLVEIPTPDETHDNIVAFWVPDTALTPGKPLRVAYRLHWGAKSPWASTGGVVTSTRITSAITPGMPVGEGVTPATRRFILDFSRTARAEDGPVEAVITAAKGQVLRSTIQRHEPSGGWRTTFELEPEGTSEPIELRAFLRRGSETLTETWSYLWIP; from the coding sequence GTGACGTCGTTGCGGCAGAAAGCGTTGAAGCGGGGTGCGCCGTGGCTGTGCGCCGTGGCGGTGGCGTCGAGCGGCGCCGCCGTGGCGGCGCAGCCGTCCGCGGCCAGGCCCCGGCCCGCGGCCACCCAGGGCACGACGGCCTTCTCCACCGAAACGGTGGTGGAGCGCGCGCGGGCGCTGGCGGCCCGTCCCTACGTGGCGCCGCCGAAGTCGCTGCCCAAGGCGTACTCCCAGCTCAGCTATGACGAGTACCGCGACATCCGCTTCCGTCCGGAGCGCGCGCACTGGCGTGACGCGGGCCTGCCCTTCCAGGTGCAGTTCTTCCACCCGGGCTTCCTGTTCCAGTCCCCGGTGGTGATGAACGTCGTGGAGGCGGGGCGCGCGCAGCCGCTGCCCTTCTCCCAGGAGCTCTTCAGCTACGGCAAGGTCGTCAACAAGGCCTCCCTGCCCCGCGGCGGCGTGGACGGCTTCGCGGGCCTGCGCTTCCACCACCCGCTCAACCGCCCGGACCTCTTCGACGAGCTGGCCGTGTTCCAGGGCGCCAGCTACTTCCGCTCGCTGGGCCAGGGCAACCTCTACGGCCTGTCCGCGCGCGGCATCGCCATCGACACCGCGCAGCCGAGCCCGGAAGAGTTCCCGGAGTTTCGTGAGTTCTGGCTGGAGCGCCCGGCGGACGGCGCGGACCGCGTGGTGGTGCACGCGCTGATGGACGGCCCCAGCATCACCGGGGCGTACCGCTTCACCCTCATCCCCGGCGCCAACACGGTGATGGAGGTGGAGGCCACCCTCTTCTCGCGCCGCACCATTGAAAACCTGGGCGTGGCGCCGCTCACCAGCATGTACCTGTTCGGTGAGAACGACCGCGCGAAGTTCGACGACTTCCGCCCGGAGGTCCACGACTCGGACGGCCTGCTCGTCTGGTCCAGGGATGGCGAGCAGCTCTGGCGTCCGCTGCAGAACCCGCGGCAGGTGCGCACCTCCAGCTTCCGCGCGGACAGCCCGCGCGCCTTCGGCCTGCTGCAGCGGGACACGGCCTTCCACAACTACGAGGACCTGGAGGCCCGCTACGAGCGCCGTCCCAGCGCCTGGGTGGAGCCCGTGGGTGAGTGGGGCGCCGGCGCGGTGCGGCTGGTGGAGATTCCCACGCCCGACGAGACGCACGACAACATCGTCGCCTTCTGGGTGCCGGACACCGCGCTGACGCCGGGCAAGCCGCTGCGCGTGGCCTACCGGCTGCACTGGGGCGCGAAGTCGCCCTGGGCGAGCACGGGCGGCGTCGTCACGTCGACGCGCATCACCTCCGCCATCACCCCCGGCATGCCGGTGGGCGAAGGCGTCACCCCGGCCACGCGCCGGTTCATCCTCGACTTCTCTCGCACCGCCCGCGCCGAGGACGGGCCGGTGGAGGCCGTCATCACCGCGGCCAAGGGCCAGGTGCTGCGCTCCACCATCCAGCGCCATGAACCCTCCGGTGGCTGGCGCACCACCTTCGAGCTGGAGCCCGAGGGCACCAGCGAGCCCATCGAGCTGCGCGCCTTCCTGCGCCGCGGCTCGGAGACCCTCACCGAGACCTGGAGCTATCTATGGATTCCGTGA